The window AGAAAAAGTTCGCTGAAGCTGGCGTTTATTTGTGCTGGATGATGTAAGATATTATGTCCAACGGAAAATTTGGAAACCAAACAGTGTATTAAATTCTCTGAAGTCGAGGACTTTTCCGACAATCTCAAGAGGAATACAAACATGAACCAAAAAATAATGAGCATATTCATAATAGGATCGTTCCTGTTGGCTTTTGGAGCAACCAGCGGCTGTATTGAAAATCCAGATGGTGCTTCTTATGGGTCTGATTGCCTGAATATGGAAAAAATTGACCTGGATGACATTATCAAAAATGCAAATAATGCAGGATATTCTGTTGAACATAAGGTTACCTATTCAGGTGGCCTACAACCGGAATCTCCTATTGAAGGATTGAATGAAAAGATTGGGAATGACTATAAGATAGCTACTGTGCATTATTTTTACAATGATATCGGGCTGGTATTATCACTTAATGAAGTGCCGCAAAGGGAAAACTCTGCCACATTAACATTTCGCGGTTCGAATGATATTCCACTCGGCCAAGAAGTTCCTGACGATTGGGTCACTGAGATGCTTATGATTTCTTTTGACATGAACAGGCAGGATGCAGAGAACTATGTGGCATCATTGAAAAACGATCTGAAATTGGAAAACGGACAAACTAATGAGCCAGTAATGCTCTGGATGGAAAATGGCGACACAATAGAGTCAAAAATTGGCAATGCCAAAGTCTGGATAAGTGAAAAACCGGATATTAACTCAATATATGATTACCTTGAAGATGAAAGTACAAATTCCAGCTTGTATTTCAACTATCCCGGGTCTTGTAGTGAGGATTTCTTCAATGGTAATGAAAAGACAGGTTCTATTGATTATATTCTGCCATTGATCACTGTTACCAGAATCAATGGAAATCATACCTATCGTCTCAACATAGATGATAACGGGACTGTTAGCATTACTGTTAAACTCAAGGAAATAGAAAAAGAAATTCCAGAGAGCAAATATAAGGCAGTTTTAAAAGAGATGTTTGTTGATCTGGGATTTAGTCCGGAACAGATTGACGAATTCGAATTCAATTATGATCCATATCATTAAAGGATTTTAATTGTAAAATCGAATTGAAATCTGGCACACAATCCCCCACAATGCTTTGGGTAAATGGGTATGGAAGAATGGGAGCACTTACCCCCCCTTCTCACCATATCCATCCCATCCATAGACCTATACCAATCGTAAATCATGCCATCTCAGTGGCACCATACCTCCTCCTATCCTCAAGCTCCTGCTTCTTACCATTGTTCCACCCGTCCACAGCCTGTATATACCCCGTAACCCTGGACAGGTGCTCCACATTCTCAGAGCCACAGTTCGGACACTCATCCAGCATCCCGCCTGCCACATGGAAATCATTCAGGCACACCGTCATATCCTTAGTAAAGGCAAAATACCCGACCTGGGTATTCTTTGCCAGGTTCATAGCGAACTCCTTAAGACCCCTGGCATCTGGATGTCCCTCCCCCATAAAGATATGCAGGATATTCCCGCCATCCACAATAGGGAAGAAAACATGTTCCAGACCAATTCTTTCAGGTAGGGATATATCAGCACCGGGTGGCACATGGGTGCCGTTGGTATAATAAACAGGCAGGTCACGTGTTTCACTAAGATCGGATATTGCAGTATCCACGTCGCCCTTGATCACTTTCATGGCATATTCCCTGTACTCAGTATGCAGCAGATCAGACACAGCAAAACGCTGGCATGTAGTCTCGGCCGGTGTCCTTGCAAGTGCGATCTCGATACCGTGGAGTTCAGACAGTTCCTTGGCATATATATCCATCTCGAACATAGCCCTGATAGCAATCTGCTTGGCAATATCGCTCTCATGCATCTGGTATCCGGTATGATGCTGTACCATCTCGTTAATACCTGCCACACCTATAGTATACACCAGGCTTCCAAGGTCCACAGCAATCATACCTTTCTTCCCTGTCACCGGGTCCTTGGGCTGTTGGGTAGCAAAAGGCATCCTGCCACTGGCAACAATATGGTCCATCCAGAACCGCTTGATCCTGAACAGCTCGATCGCCTTATCCATCATTTTCTTCAGGTGGCTAAATAGGAGGTGGTCGTCCCCCTCTGCCTCATATGCAGCTCTGGGGCAGTTAAGAGAGACAACCTGCCACGCGCCCATTGAGAAGTGCTGACCATTCTTGAAGACCATCTTGTCTCCAAAGGAGGAATCCTTCTCTGCCGTGGTTGAGAAATTGTAAGCACAACACTGGTAACATGAAATACCTTCACCTGCACCCCTGTACTGGGGCAACTGGTTATCAAAATACGGCACACCGAACTTAGCAGCCAGTTCGAACGACATGGTGTATAACTCATCATAGGTCAGCAGTTCAGGATGCTTCCTGTTGAACTCCTCATCCTCTTCCATAAAATCAGGTTCAATACTGATCTCAGGCTTTGGGAAATTGAAAGGTTTGCCCCAGTAATCACCTTTTAACATCACATTCATTAATGCCTCATAGGATAGCCTGACCTCGCGCTCGAATTCGCCATAAGTCCTCTGGGGTGCCATATCACCATCCCACACACGTCCCCTATAGACCACTGGCTTATCCCTCCAGAGCTTTGGAATCCCTGGCGAGAGCTGTACGGACGAGAATACCAGCTGGCCTCCTCTGGCCACCATCATCTGGGTCATCTCGTAGACGAACATCTGCATCAGCTGTTCGATCTCATCGTAAATCATCCCCTCAAAATAAGGCGCAATGAATGTAAGGAAATTATAGAATCCCTGCCCGCCTGCGAAATTGGTCTGGGCACTGCCCAGTGCTTTCACAGCATGCAGGATAGCCACCTCAGCTTTCATGGCCGGACCTGCCACACTGGCTTTGGTACCGGAACCGTCAGGCATTAAACCATAGTAGAAGAAATACCTCAGGTCCCAATCCTGGCAGAACGCCCTGGTGCCCAGGTATTCCAGGTCGTGGATGTGGATATCACCGTTTAAGTGGCTGTCGGCAAGGTCAGGCGGCAGCAACAGCAGGTATTGCTCTTTGGATATCTTGTCTGCCTTTTTCTTGTGCGAGGTTTCGGCGTTCTCCTGTAGATTAGCATTATCCTTGGCCTCGAACCCTGTGCCGATATCGATCTCATAAGCGTCATATACCGGGGTACCCACCCTGGTGGAGATGTTACGCCATTCAGGATGCCCGTTTTCCAGTAATACAATATTGACCAGTTCCCTTACCAGTGGACCTGACAGGAAACTTACACCCATCTTGCGTATCCTGACCTCTGTCTCCCTGGCAATCTCCTTTGCTGTTTCTTCAGTAATGGCTGGCTTGTCATAGAACTTCTCACTGAGTACGGTCTCTTTCATCAGTTGTGCTACAATGGTGTTCCTATCCCACTCCATAAGGTAACCGTCAGTGGTCCTGACCTTTGGCAGCGTGGAGATCTCTTCACCTGTAAGGGTTTGTTGTACCTGTTCAATCCCATGTTCGTTTTGTTTTATCATCATCTCGCCTACAGGTATTGTTGAAGATATTTTTTGACCCGCATATGTTTCTTGCATTTTAACCTGGCCTCCATGAATAAATTATTGAATAGATCATTGAATTATAAATTTACAAGACTCTCCACTTTCTGGCGGTCTATGGAATCTCCATCCATTATCTCGTTAACAGTGTAGAAATTATCCTGTACCTGGAGTACTGGCGCAGACATAGTGAATACATTATTCATGGCCAGTTCCGTCAATGCTGCCGGAGTGGTCATATCGGTTTCAGCATATACGATACCTGATTCTTTTAGTATTTGTTTGAGTGTTTTGCAATTCGGACATATTTCGGTTGTGTATACAATAATTTCAGACATATAATCACCCCATCGATAGCAAACCAGTTTTAATTCTGAGCATATAATGATTTTTTGAACTAGGTTTGAATATCATGATTGAGCATTCGTTACCAATGTTGATAACAACAAATCACCTATAATCGATCCACATATATTTTCACACACGGTGGCCATGATTATGTATT of the ANME-2 cluster archaeon genome contains:
- the nrdD gene encoding anaerobic ribonucleoside-triphosphate reductase; this encodes MQETYAGQKISSTIPVGEMMIKQNEHGIEQVQQTLTGEEISTLPKVRTTDGYLMEWDRNTIVAQLMKETVLSEKFYDKPAITEETAKEIARETEVRIRKMGVSFLSGPLVRELVNIVLLENGHPEWRNISTRVGTPVYDAYEIDIGTGFEAKDNANLQENAETSHKKKADKISKEQYLLLLPPDLADSHLNGDIHIHDLEYLGTRAFCQDWDLRYFFYYGLMPDGSGTKASVAGPAMKAEVAILHAVKALGSAQTNFAGGQGFYNFLTFIAPYFEGMIYDEIEQLMQMFVYEMTQMMVARGGQLVFSSVQLSPGIPKLWRDKPVVYRGRVWDGDMAPQRTYGEFEREVRLSYEALMNVMLKGDYWGKPFNFPKPEISIEPDFMEEDEEFNRKHPELLTYDELYTMSFELAAKFGVPYFDNQLPQYRGAGEGISCYQCCAYNFSTTAEKDSSFGDKMVFKNGQHFSMGAWQVVSLNCPRAAYEAEGDDHLLFSHLKKMMDKAIELFRIKRFWMDHIVASGRMPFATQQPKDPVTGKKGMIAVDLGSLVYTIGVAGINEMVQHHTGYQMHESDIAKQIAIRAMFEMDIYAKELSELHGIEIALARTPAETTCQRFAVSDLLHTEYREYAMKVIKGDVDTAISDLSETRDLPVYYTNGTHVPPGADISLPERIGLEHVFFPIVDGGNILHIFMGEGHPDARGLKEFAMNLAKNTQVGYFAFTKDMTVCLNDFHVAGGMLDECPNCGSENVEHLSRVTGYIQAVDGWNNGKKQELEDRRRYGATEMA
- a CDS encoding NrdH-redoxin gives rise to the protein MSEIIVYTTEICPNCKTLKQILKESGIVYAETDMTTPAALTELAMNNVFTMSAPVLQVQDNFYTVNEIMDGDSIDRQKVESLVNL